TGGCCAGCATCAATAAAGCCCCTGAAAAATAAAGTAGTGCCGTTCGTGTCAATGTGCAGCACATCTTCTCACTGTGTGTTCTGTAGATTGTAAACAAAGTTAGTTGAGGTGCGAAGCCCAGTCGAGAGTGGCGCTTGACCGGAAAGATGGGCTCGTGCAATTATCCCGCTAGGGCACAGCAGGGCGGTGCGGTTCGCAGCGGTGTATTTTCGAGAGAAGGAAAAATGCAAAATGGTAACGTTGAGAACGGCAATGGAATGTATGTAGAAACAAGGGGCGTGATTTGCGTCGTGGCTGAAAGTGTAAAAATATGCGGTattcaatcagtcagtcaataaACAGAAGTGCTCGCATTGTGTTTAGGTGCATGACATAAAGCCTGTGAAAAAGAAAGGTATTTTTTTAGGCTCTTTAAACTGAGAAGTTTCTGCCGATAGTGTGGTTACAACTTGTTCACTATTTTAGGGGTACACCGTGTCATGGAAGTGCAGTGATAAGATTTAAGTAAACGCTTGTACTGGGAAAAACCATCCCCGCAAGCAAGCAGGGCCCGGTGCGAGTGCGTTTGCATGCAGACACGCGCAGCGTTGACGCTACTGAAGGCAGCGAAACTGCACTTGAAACGGCCATCCGGGTAAGTACGGTGGCACTGAGAAATCGCACGGTTTCAGATGTGACGCACTGCGTTTTTAGAAGGTCGAGAGAGCGCCACCTTGAGTGTCCCCCagttctttagttttttttttttttccttgtttactAGGTCGGGGGATGGCGTCTTCCTTAGTTTTGTTGACCGCGTCTGAATCAGTTTGCACGGTGGCTCTGCGCGTTTCGGGATGCCCACCTGCTGTGCTAGTGGTACCGTGGGCGCCGGTGACGCAGCTCCCGTGCTAGCGAACACGCGCCAGTAAAGCCCGGACGCGCCCGGTCGTGCTCGCGGCTCTCGCGTTCGCAGTTTCCTTGTGGACACCCTAGagccgctgctgcagctgctaggagaggaggcagaggcgaaggagcgcagttggcgctactttatatTTTTCCAGGGGCTTTCGGCATCAAAGCCCACCATAAACATACTTAAAACAGCAGCGCACGACGTGGCTTCTGCAGGATCTACGGTTCTACGGCCGCCGCAGCGCAAATTGTAGCAAGTAGCGTGCGGTTAAGACGGTCATCGTTCCAATACGATCGGTCAACACATACCCGGAATAGTCGGCCTGGATATCGGGTCCGCGAAGCGGCGCTTCAGCGACAATTGCACCAAGGAAGCAGGCTCTCCTGCTGGCTCCCCTTCGCCAGACTGCACGATAGATGACATCGTCACACGCTGCACTGCATGCGAACACACCATATACAAACCTCGCGGCGAGGATGTTTGGGGGCTGCAGCAGCTGCTTTTGCTTGCGAGCCACTAACGCCGGGGTAAATGCTCGGGATGGCATTAGGCTCGAGACGAAGTCTACTCGTGGCAAAACCAAACTGCGCTAAGTATCGCGGATTTTGCATGAAGCAAGTAGCCTCAAAATGGAGCGCACAGATGCGATTGGTCCGCCCCGGATTCCATCCATCGCGTTTAGTGGCGCGCACAAACTCAATCCACCGCTTTCGTAGAGGTTCTACGGTAGGAAACTGATGCATTGCTACACCGTCTCCTTGTTTTGTGTAGCAGTATTCCACGCAGCAGGTAAATCTCGACATGTTCAATACCGAAATCAATGCATTAGCTAACACACACTTGCAGTCATTGCGGCGCACTCAAAGCATCACCTTCCTACAACGCCGAGCACAACGGAACCGCGGCCGTGAACAGGACACTCGCGCGGAGAACACGACGCAAAGAACCATTAAGCTGCCGTCACGAGCTGCAACTACGGCAGAGAGTGGCAACAAAGCGACAAATGCATCAACACAAGTTCAAGATATCCATTAGCATGTCCATTAGAGTGTATCTCCATGCAGGCACTGCTCTattggcgaattccattgggagaacaggagcactcaaaagcacgctgaaagtgctcgttccagaagcGACGTGTtccagtggtcgaacaggagtgggagagccgtcatccagtggtagaacaagagcagtttcgctgcgcttctaccttgagacaacatacgcgacctgccagtgatgaactgcgcccgctctaggccgcgttatcgctatctcgtgatccgcaagtgactcagcccgactcgtctggctgagaagcggccgaatatcatcgatagcgttgcgcgcgccacagttatccgcttgagcgacgcaaacgccggcactgccatctcttgtgcacttcgccgcTTACTCGCActacttctagttcactgtactcgcaccgcgagaggaaacttcaaggcgccgtcttgcgtacatttctttttgtaaattaaaaagtcaccgttgtcatagcctttgatgacgcgaaaagtcattaatattgattaccatacaaacacaatagtgaaaagtaccaaatgtcgcagaaagtttgctagtttcaaccaatattatttcaaataaacgtgtttttaatagaaatgatggttcaaaacacaaatgccaacaccacccgagagcgatgcaaatgctatgagcacgcgttgtgaacaaaagattttcatggccccaaatgacaggaaaaatgcggcgatacgcatgcctctcgactgacactgcatatggccgctcattaccataattacagtgtactagtctagtacactgtaccataattcgcgcggctcgtcgcaccacaaattatggcggaaaatcagtgcaatggcggcccagcgcaacgtcacgcaacgtcaaattgacgtttacgaaacggcccttcctgtgacgctcttcacgggatattctttcagccaatcaacaactgacatgccggctatcttgaaacgccaccacatattcgcgaaattgcagatgcattccacgggcttctgcacgctaccgtacactttctttttaaagcgctaaagtcgcaatataggtgctaaggaccacacaaaagtattagtcgataaaatttgcagctccacgtcacgtttcgtcattctgacgaaaacgcaaaatagcattttgcaaaacttccgtttcccggcacaaatttcaaaacacgtgacctctggacagccaatgagacagcccagatggcggataatggcggccgtgcagccgccatgcgtgtccagaatagagcccctggtTAAACCACGACCTCCTCCTTAGAGAAGGTCGtgggttaaacctagtcgagcaGCGATAGCTACaaacccccggctgcgcttatgcttcgcttgtagttagacatgttatGTTTATGCCGTAATGGCGATAAAAAGGCGAATCCCGA
This genomic stretch from Dermacentor silvarum isolate Dsil-2018 chromosome 2, BIME_Dsil_1.4, whole genome shotgun sequence harbors:
- the LOC119441671 gene encoding THAP domain-containing protein 10-like, which encodes MSRFTCCVEYCYTKQGDGVAMHQFPTVEPLRKRWIEFVRATKRDGWNPGRTNRICALHFEATCFMQNPRYLAQFGFATSRLRLEPNAIPSIYPGVSGSQAKAAAAAPKHPRRESGEGEPAGEPASLVQLSLKRRFADPISRPTIPGHIKVDAQTQYAVAVASKTAQVAMMPKPRPVHTKRSRLVKDMECQTDL